A segment of the Patescibacteria group bacterium genome:
GTCATTGGTAAGAAATAGGTCTACCATGATAAACTCATACACGTTGAGTATAAAGGGTAAATTTTGAAAGTTAGGTTGAGGGAGACCACCTCTTGTAGAAAACAGGTCATCGGTTAAGTTCGTTAAAATACATGCCGTTGTAGCTCAGTTGGTAGAGCACGTCATTGGTAAACAAAAATTGCCCTTCATTTTGGAAACGAAATGATGAAGCCCGAATTACGGTTAATATCCATTTATATGGACAAGACCGTGGCGAGAAATCGCCCGAACGACTGACAAGGGGCGCTAAACCGAAAAGGTATGCGCAAGATACAGTCTAATCCTTCTATAAGCCTTCTGGGGCGAAATTAAGGTATTAATGAATGACGAGGTCGACGGTTCAATCCCGTCCAACGGCTCCACTAAAAATAAAAACACTGCATAAGATATGTAGTGTTTTTATTTATGAAAGATATAAAGATTTTGGCTCAAAAGTTTTATGATTATTCTATTTATATTAGAGGATATTCACCAGAAACAGTAAAAAGGTATAGGCAGATTATTAACTTCTATTGTAGATTTTCCCAGATTACAAATATTGAGCAAGTTAGTGAAAAGAGTATTCAGGAACTCTTCTTATATGGCAGGACTCAAAGACAATGGCGGACAAATACCCACATTGTTTTTCATATTTCTCTAAATGTATTTTTCAGATGGTGTATTCAAGGTGGATATATAAAAATAAATCCAACAGAAAATATGGAGGTCCCTAAAGTTGAAAAGAGATTACCGCCCAAACTGACAAAACAAGATACATTAAAATTACTTGAGGTTGTCTATAATTATCCCTACGATTATAGGTATCTTAAGTATCGTAACCACGCAATATTTTCTACATTTATTTTTGCAGGACTACGTAAAAAAGAATTATTAGAATTGAAACTCTCTGATGTAGATATAGAAAATCTTACTATCTTTATCCGCCAAGGTAAGGGAAACAAAGATAGGGTGGTACCAATGACGTATACATTGGCCCAGACTCTTAAGGTATATATGAGTGAACGAAAAAGGCTGAATAAAACATGTCCACATTTCTTTGCATCCCTTAACCGTAATATCGGGTTTACAAACATTGGATTAAGGAGATTGGTAAACAAAAT
Coding sequences within it:
- a CDS encoding tyrosine-type recombinase/integrase, which translates into the protein MKDIKILAQKFYDYSIYIRGYSPETVKRYRQIINFYCRFSQITNIEQVSEKSIQELFLYGRTQRQWRTNTHIVFHISLNVFFRWCIQGGYIKINPTENMEVPKVEKRLPPKLTKQDTLKLLEVVYNYPYDYRYLKYRNHAIFSTFIFAGLRKKELLELKLSDVDIENLTIFIRQGKGNKDRVVPMTYTLAQTLKVYMSERKRLNKTCPHFFASLNRNIGFTNIGLRRLVNKICIASDIKFTIHKLRHTFATLMLEGGCDIYSLSKMMGHSDIKTTTIYLAASAEHLRIQIRKHPLNNL